One window from the genome of Pseudanabaena yagii GIHE-NHR1 encodes:
- a CDS encoding protein kinase domain-containing protein, which translates to MLLGTTLRNRYRILQVLGSGGFGDTYLAEDIDLPGHPKCVVKQLKPKDTSPQVLPIAKSLFEREADYLYKLGNSHSQIPTLFAHFEENGEFFLVQEFVDGYSLAQEIPIGRKLSESDAITLLVDILEVLAFVHQHNVIHRDIKLANLMRRRQDGKIVLIDFGAVKDVGALGTDPQGNTSVTVSIGSPGYMPSEQARGKPRLSSDVYAVGMIGIQALTGIAPDSLQEDPNTGEILWRDRAQVSPEFAAILQKMVAYHFNQRYESASEALHAMRSLSATNINFINTANIPVVNIAPTEAITHPPYPSSGGAVPPTTAPNSANGATAPIPAQTTPQTPRTDAHPTISAPSQSSNSVNPILWIALIGLTSVFAAIATAMILPKITNRQADSSSNNSNNSSKPETSTTTTASISPTASPTTSPSNTPSESPKSSPSTETPKPTATQSVTPKPETPTPIVTQTVVPTAPPDMTGTVSYGAIAFSSITQDKGYSWNYSNQKAAEARALSECESVSNATDCRVLVWTRNACMSIAEGSNGAAGSAWSVKSTEAENLAKKVCRDYQGVNCQVTRTICLPVRQ; encoded by the coding sequence GCTACAGAATTCTACAAGTACTAGGAAGTGGGGGCTTTGGGGATACTTACTTGGCTGAAGACATAGATTTACCAGGACATCCGAAGTGTGTTGTGAAGCAACTTAAGCCCAAGGATACTAGTCCACAGGTGTTGCCGATCGCTAAAAGTCTCTTTGAACGCGAAGCTGATTATCTCTACAAATTAGGTAATTCCCATTCTCAAATCCCTACATTATTTGCTCACTTTGAAGAAAATGGGGAATTCTTTTTAGTTCAAGAATTTGTGGATGGCTATAGCTTAGCCCAAGAAATTCCCATCGGTCGCAAACTATCGGAAAGTGACGCGATTACCTTATTGGTGGATATTCTCGAAGTACTTGCCTTTGTCCATCAGCATAATGTCATCCATCGTGATATTAAACTGGCTAACCTCATGCGTCGTCGTCAAGATGGCAAAATTGTCCTCATCGATTTTGGCGCAGTAAAGGATGTGGGCGCATTAGGAACCGATCCCCAAGGCAATACTAGTGTTACCGTTAGTATTGGTTCCCCAGGATATATGCCCAGTGAACAAGCAAGGGGGAAGCCTCGATTAAGTAGTGATGTCTATGCGGTGGGGATGATTGGTATTCAAGCCTTGACGGGCATTGCCCCAGACAGCTTACAGGAAGATCCGAATACTGGTGAAATTTTGTGGCGCGATCGCGCACAGGTCAGTCCTGAATTTGCCGCAATATTGCAAAAAATGGTGGCTTATCATTTTAACCAGCGCTATGAATCTGCGAGTGAAGCACTGCACGCCATGCGATCGCTGTCAGCCACTAACATCAACTTCATCAATACAGCCAATATTCCTGTCGTGAATATTGCTCCCACTGAAGCCATTACCCATCCTCCCTATCCATCATCAGGAGGAGCCGTACCACCCACCACTGCCCCCAATTCTGCTAATGGCGCAACTGCACCTATTCCTGCTCAAACCACTCCCCAAACTCCTAGAACAGATGCTCATCCAACTATTTCTGCACCTAGTCAATCTTCTAATTCTGTTAATCCAATTTTATGGATCGCTCTCATTGGCTTGACCTCAGTTTTTGCCGCGATCGCCACAGCGATGATCTTGCCCAAAATCACCAATCGTCAAGCAGACAGTAGTTCTAACAATTCTAATAATAGTTCTAAACCTGAAACCTCAACTACAACAACTGCTTCCATTTCTCCCACTGCCTCTCCCACCACTTCTCCAAGTAATACTCCTAGTGAATCCCCAAAATCTTCCCCAAGCACAGAAACCCCTAAACCAACAGCAACTCAAAGTGTTACCCCTAAACCTGAAACTCCTACCCCCATAGTCACTCAGACGGTAGTCCCCACAGCACCTCCTGACATGACAGGAACTGTTAGTTATGGTGCGATCGCCTTTTCATCCATCACTCAAGATAAAGGATATTCATGGAATTACTCTAACCAAAAAGCGGCTGAAGCTAGGGCTTTAAGCGAATGTGAAAGTGTTTCCAATGCGACAGATTGTCGAGTTCTAGTCTGGACAAGAAACGCCTGTATGTCTATTGCTGAAGGTTCTAACGGTGCAGCAGGCTCAGCTTGGTCAGTAAAATCCACTGAAGCGGAAAACCTAGCTAAGAAAGTTTGCAGAGATTATCAAGGCGTGAATTGTCAAGTCACACGCACAATTTGCTTACCAGTCCGTCAATAG